In Micromonospora sp. WMMA1363, a genomic segment contains:
- a CDS encoding histidine kinase → MPASTPALSHPHPLATAARVVMLALVAVLTLFATRDITQLWWIALLAVAGLPASLTPTHRLLGPLSRVAEVVVLGLAASQVGAVAMLGGKIGGLGASAVLPYLAVPVTVTALRRRFREGGGLLAITAVTLLVAGALTEVDGERQLTQIGYLAVCAQWLILAALGLYAAGTLHRMMLARGDGTPQPYAEATRLLTQLRTVARQLPGATLDPGGISEHLLEELRAVARADRAAVLSASAGGRLVVLVQSCVDRMDWETTLDADSAIADAWASQQPQTAARSQTRSQPDGDVSALIVPLVAGVRTVGLVVLEADAAQAYPPDVVSRVTGLTSPAALRLEAALLFDEVRSLATNEERQRLAREIHDGVAQELVMVGYGIDNALATVHDDAEETAESLRTLRQEVTRVITELRLSLFELRSEVDRHGGLAAAIAEYARTVGASGGLRVHLSLDESTARLPAATEAELLRIAQEAVTNARKHAGASNLWVTCAVDPPYAQIEVSDDGHGMGEQRSDGHYGLAIMAERAERIRGRLEIRPRQPSGTTVAVVLGSSPRRDNLHGSAAAEGE, encoded by the coding sequence GTGCCCGCCTCCACACCTGCCCTGTCGCACCCGCACCCCCTCGCCACCGCGGCGCGGGTGGTCATGCTGGCGCTGGTCGCGGTCCTGACCCTGTTCGCGACACGCGACATCACGCAGCTGTGGTGGATCGCGCTGCTGGCGGTGGCGGGCCTGCCGGCGTCGCTGACGCCGACGCACCGCCTGCTCGGGCCGCTCAGCCGGGTGGCTGAGGTGGTCGTGCTCGGGTTGGCCGCGAGCCAGGTCGGCGCGGTGGCCATGCTCGGCGGCAAGATCGGCGGGCTGGGCGCCTCCGCGGTGCTGCCGTACCTGGCGGTGCCGGTCACCGTCACCGCGCTGCGTCGGCGGTTCCGTGAGGGCGGCGGGTTGCTCGCGATCACCGCGGTCACCCTGCTCGTGGCGGGCGCGCTGACCGAGGTCGACGGCGAGCGGCAGCTCACCCAGATCGGCTACCTCGCCGTCTGCGCTCAGTGGCTGATCCTCGCCGCCCTCGGTCTCTACGCGGCGGGCACGCTGCACCGGATGATGCTGGCGCGCGGCGACGGCACGCCCCAACCGTACGCCGAGGCGACCCGGCTGCTCACCCAGCTCCGCACGGTGGCCCGGCAACTGCCGGGTGCCACCCTCGACCCGGGCGGCATCTCGGAGCACCTGCTGGAGGAGCTGCGCGCGGTGGCTCGCGCGGACCGGGCGGCGGTGCTGTCGGCCAGTGCCGGCGGCCGGCTGGTGGTGCTGGTCCAGTCGTGCGTCGACCGGATGGACTGGGAGACGACGCTGGACGCGGATTCGGCCATCGCCGACGCGTGGGCCAGCCAACAGCCGCAGACCGCGGCCCGCTCCCAGACCCGCTCGCAGCCCGACGGCGACGTGTCGGCGCTGATCGTCCCGCTGGTCGCCGGGGTGCGCACGGTGGGGCTGGTGGTGCTGGAGGCGGACGCCGCGCAGGCGTACCCGCCCGACGTCGTGTCCCGGGTGACGGGGCTGACCAGCCCGGCGGCGCTGCGGTTGGAGGCGGCGCTGCTCTTCGACGAGGTACGGTCGTTGGCCACCAACGAGGAGCGGCAGCGGCTGGCCCGGGAGATCCACGACGGGGTGGCCCAGGAGCTGGTGATGGTCGGCTACGGCATCGACAATGCCCTGGCCACGGTGCACGACGACGCCGAGGAGACCGCCGAGAGCCTGCGCACGCTACGCCAGGAGGTGACCCGGGTGATCACCGAGCTGCGGCTGAGCCTGTTCGAGCTGCGCAGCGAGGTGGACCGGCACGGCGGCCTGGCCGCCGCGATCGCCGAGTACGCCCGCACCGTCGGTGCCTCCGGCGGGCTGCGGGTGCACCTGTCGCTGGACGAGTCGACCGCGCGGTTGCCCGCCGCCACGGAGGCCGAGCTGCTGCGCATCGCGCAGGAGGCGGTGACCAACGCGCGCAAGCACGCCGGCGCTTCGAACCTCTGGGTCACCTGTGCGGTGGACCCCCCGTACGCCCAGATCGAAGTGTCGGATGACGGTCACGGGATGGGTGAGCAGCGCTCAGACGGGCACTACGGTCTTGCGATCATGGCGGAGAGGGCGGAACGTATCCGGGGCCGGTTGGAGATCAGGCCGCGACAGCCGAGCGGTACGACCGTGGCGGTGGTACTGGGTTCGTCGCCTCGGCGCGATAACCTGCATGGCAGCGCAGCAGCAGAAGGGGAGTAA
- a CDS encoding response regulator transcription factor, translating into MTISPTPAARTKVLLVDDHDLIRKGLRHAFERDRQFEVVGEAATAAEGVRQAGALQPDVVIMDLRLPDGSGLEATRALRKASATMGIVVLTMYAGDDQLFGALEAGASAFVPKTAPADEVVAAARHAASSPSAFTAADLAEAMKRRLAPSGPQLSPREGQVLRLLADGMSVAGIAKQLFVSESTAKTHISKLYEKLGAANRAQALMTALRLGLLEAPDAPKF; encoded by the coding sequence ATGACCATCAGCCCGACACCGGCCGCCCGCACCAAGGTCCTCCTTGTCGACGACCACGACCTGATCCGTAAGGGTCTCCGGCACGCCTTCGAGCGCGACCGACAGTTCGAGGTCGTCGGCGAGGCCGCGACGGCGGCCGAGGGCGTCCGCCAGGCCGGCGCGCTCCAGCCGGATGTGGTGATCATGGATCTGCGGCTGCCCGACGGCAGCGGCCTGGAGGCCACCCGGGCGCTGCGGAAAGCCAGCGCCACCATGGGCATCGTCGTGCTGACCATGTACGCCGGGGACGACCAGCTCTTCGGCGCGCTGGAGGCGGGTGCGAGCGCCTTCGTGCCGAAGACCGCCCCGGCCGACGAGGTGGTCGCGGCGGCCCGGCACGCCGCCTCCTCCCCCAGCGCCTTCACCGCCGCCGACCTCGCCGAGGCGATGAAGCGCCGGCTGGCGCCCTCCGGCCCGCAGCTCTCCCCTCGCGAGGGTCAGGTGCTGCGGCTACTCGCCGACGGCATGAGCGTCGCCGGCATCGCCAAGCAGCTCTTCGTCAGCGAGTCCACCGCCAAGACCCACATCTCCAAGCTCTACGAGAAGCTGGGCGCCGCCAACCGCGCCCAGGCGCTGATGACGGCGCTGCGGCTCGGCCTACTCGAGGCGCCGGACGCGCCGAAGTTCTGA
- a CDS encoding SAM-dependent methyltransferase, producing MGRPNWAPDDIDIERPSVARMYDYYLGGSHNFAVDRAAAQAMVTAVPEAPLMAQANRAFLRRAVQFLVDAGVRQFLDIGSGIPTVGNVHEIAQRHAPDSRVVYVDIDPVAVAHSQEILAGNDRTTVVQEDLRHPERILGHPEVRRLLDLDRPVAVLVVAVLHFVAADDRPGELLRTLRDAVAPGSWLVLSQASADGRDDDERAEAEAIYRRTDNPLWLRSRAELTALFDGFELVEPGVVWVPQWRPEFSENTEDAEQSGFIGGVGRSGG from the coding sequence ATGGGACGGCCGAACTGGGCACCCGACGACATCGACATCGAACGTCCCAGCGTGGCCCGCATGTACGACTACTACCTCGGCGGCTCCCACAACTTCGCGGTGGACCGCGCGGCGGCGCAGGCCATGGTGACGGCGGTGCCCGAGGCGCCGCTGATGGCCCAGGCAAACCGAGCGTTTCTGCGGCGGGCCGTGCAGTTTCTGGTCGACGCCGGCGTCCGGCAGTTCCTCGACATCGGCTCAGGCATCCCCACGGTGGGCAACGTGCACGAGATCGCCCAGCGCCACGCCCCCGACTCCCGGGTGGTGTATGTCGACATCGACCCGGTGGCCGTTGCGCACAGTCAGGAAATTCTCGCCGGCAACGACCGGACGACGGTGGTGCAGGAGGATCTGCGCCACCCCGAGCGCATCCTCGGCCATCCCGAGGTACGGCGGCTGCTCGACCTCGACCGGCCGGTCGCCGTGCTCGTCGTCGCGGTTCTGCACTTCGTCGCCGCCGACGACCGGCCGGGCGAGCTGCTGCGGACGCTGCGCGACGCCGTCGCCCCCGGAAGCTGGCTGGTGTTGTCGCAGGCCAGCGCCGACGGACGCGACGACGACGAGCGGGCCGAGGCGGAGGCCATCTACCGACGCACCGACAACCCGCTGTGGCTGCGCAGCCGCGCCGAGTTGACCGCCCTCTTCGACGGCTTCGAGTTGGTGGAGCCAGGTGTCGTCTGGGTGCCGCAATGGCGCCCGGAGTTCTCGGAGAACACCGAGGACGCCGAGCAGTCGGGGTTCATCGGCGGCGTGGGACGGTCCGGTGGCTGA
- a CDS encoding bifunctional diguanylate cyclase/phosphodiesterase, with protein sequence MAQAQLEGLLCRLTGELAAALRAEPFDLRAGQRVGAELVAAHIASAEGLGRTVEVIQLRLVRDLGLVTEDAEDRMARLLAAVTTGYARALRDRTLDEQESIRRAALTARVQAERALRASEARFRHQATHDPLTDLPNRTLFTERLATAVNAPGRGVDRVGLCFLDLDRFKRVNDSHGHQVGDVVLTTVAERLRTALDSHLVARLGGDAFVVLVEGTGGTRDVIAVAEAALAAVREPAVVAEQEVAVTASIGIVERPVADTSPGELMRAADCTMHWAKAAGGGRWELYDADRHHRQLDRQALSAAIPVALDRGEFYLDYQPLTSLRDGRVLGAEALVRWRHPELGVLRPDRFIDLAEETGLIVPLGYWVLAEACRAAGSWPATGGAPFVSVNLAVRQVHRPGLVQEVRALLRRTGLPPERLQLEITESTMMSTAEEPVRALRALADLGVRIAIDDFGTGYSNLAYLRALPVTELKVAGEFVAGLRTRQAQADERILASLVSLAHALDLTVTAEGVETAGQAERLRAIGCDAGQGWHFGRPEPADRIRARLR encoded by the coding sequence ATGGCGCAGGCCCAGCTCGAGGGGTTGCTGTGCCGCCTCACCGGGGAACTGGCGGCGGCGCTGCGCGCCGAGCCCTTCGACCTGCGCGCCGGTCAGCGGGTGGGTGCGGAGCTGGTGGCCGCGCACATCGCATCCGCCGAAGGGCTCGGGCGCACCGTCGAGGTCATCCAGCTGCGGCTGGTGCGCGACCTGGGGCTGGTCACCGAGGACGCGGAGGATCGGATGGCCCGGCTTCTCGCCGCGGTGACCACCGGGTACGCGCGAGCGTTGCGTGACCGCACCCTGGACGAACAGGAGTCGATCCGGCGGGCCGCGTTGACCGCGCGGGTGCAGGCGGAGCGGGCGCTGCGGGCCAGCGAGGCCCGCTTCCGGCACCAGGCCACCCACGACCCCCTCACCGACCTGCCGAACCGGACACTGTTCACCGAGCGGCTCGCCACGGCCGTCAACGCCCCCGGCCGAGGCGTCGACCGTGTCGGGCTCTGCTTCCTCGATTTGGACCGGTTCAAGCGGGTCAACGACTCGCACGGGCACCAGGTCGGCGACGTTGTGCTCACCACTGTGGCCGAGCGCCTGCGGACAGCCCTCGACAGCCACCTGGTCGCCCGTCTCGGCGGTGACGCGTTCGTCGTCCTGGTCGAGGGCACCGGCGGCACCCGGGACGTGATCGCGGTCGCCGAGGCGGCCCTGGCTGCCGTGCGTGAACCGGCCGTGGTGGCGGAGCAGGAAGTGGCCGTCACGGCGAGCATCGGGATCGTGGAGCGGCCGGTCGCCGACACCTCTCCGGGGGAGTTGATGCGGGCGGCCGACTGCACCATGCACTGGGCCAAGGCGGCCGGTGGTGGGCGCTGGGAGCTGTACGACGCCGACCGCCACCACCGACAACTGGACCGGCAGGCGCTGTCGGCGGCGATCCCGGTCGCGCTGGACCGGGGCGAGTTCTACCTCGACTACCAACCGCTGACCTCGCTGCGCGACGGCCGTGTGCTCGGGGCGGAGGCGCTGGTGCGCTGGCGGCACCCGGAGCTGGGCGTGCTGCGCCCCGACCGCTTCATCGACCTGGCCGAGGAGACGGGCCTGATCGTGCCGCTCGGCTACTGGGTGCTCGCCGAAGCGTGCCGGGCGGCGGGAAGCTGGCCGGCGACCGGCGGGGCACCGTTCGTGAGCGTCAACCTGGCCGTCCGGCAGGTGCACCGCCCCGGGCTGGTCCAGGAGGTCCGCGCCCTGCTGCGGCGCACCGGGCTGCCGCCGGAGCGTCTCCAGCTGGAAATCACCGAGAGCACCATGATGAGCACCGCCGAGGAACCCGTCCGGGCGCTGCGGGCCCTCGCGGACCTCGGCGTCCGGATCGCGATCGACGACTTCGGCACCGGCTACAGCAACCTGGCGTACCTGCGGGCCCTGCCGGTGACCGAGCTGAAGGTGGCCGGGGAGTTCGTGGCCGGTCTGCGTACCCGCCAGGCCCAGGCCGACGAACGGATCCTCGCCAGCCTGGTGTCGCTGGCGCACGCGCTGGATCTGACCGTCACCGCCGAGGGCGTGGAGACGGCCGGGCAGGCCGAGCGGCTACGCGCGATCGGCTGCGACGCCGGGCAGGGCTGGCACTTCGGCCGCCCCGAACCCGCCGACCGGATCCGGGCCCGACTTCGCTGA
- a CDS encoding glycosyltransferase family 4 protein: MSRTLLVTNDFPPRPGGIQSFVHNLAVRQPPGSVVVYASNWRGAETFDADQPFEVVRERTRVLLPTPPVARRAARLARSYDCDTVWFGAAAPLGLLAAGLRRRAGIRRVVAQTHGHEVGWAALPGARTALRRIGRGVDVTTYLGEYTRIRLERALHGVTELRRLAPGVDVDAYHPSVDGEPVRARLGVADRPVVVCVSRLVPRKGQDMLIRALPEIRRRVPDAALLVVGGGPYRAALEKLARQAGVERDVVFTGTVPAVELPAHYAAGDVYAMPCRTRNRGLDVEGLGIVYLEASATGLPVVAGDSGGAPDAVRDGETGFVVRGRDVAQLADRVATLLADRDLARQFGAAGRAWVEREWRWEHQARRMAALLAG; encoded by the coding sequence ATGAGCAGGACGTTGCTGGTCACGAACGACTTCCCGCCCCGTCCCGGTGGCATCCAGTCCTTCGTGCACAACCTCGCCGTCCGCCAGCCCCCGGGCTCGGTGGTGGTCTACGCCTCCAACTGGCGGGGCGCCGAGACGTTCGACGCCGACCAGCCCTTCGAGGTGGTGCGCGAACGGACCCGGGTGCTCCTGCCCACCCCGCCGGTGGCCCGGCGGGCGGCGCGGCTGGCCCGGTCGTACGACTGCGACACCGTGTGGTTCGGCGCCGCGGCCCCGCTCGGGCTGCTCGCCGCGGGACTACGTCGGCGGGCCGGAATCCGGCGGGTCGTGGCGCAGACCCACGGCCACGAGGTCGGCTGGGCTGCGCTGCCCGGAGCCCGGACGGCGTTGCGCCGCATCGGGCGGGGCGTCGACGTGACGACCTACCTGGGGGAGTACACCCGGATCCGGCTGGAGCGGGCGTTGCACGGGGTCACCGAGTTACGCCGCCTCGCGCCCGGGGTCGACGTGGACGCCTACCATCCGTCGGTCGACGGGGAGCCGGTGCGCGCGCGGCTCGGCGTGGCCGACCGCCCGGTGGTGGTCTGTGTGTCCCGGCTGGTGCCGCGCAAGGGGCAGGACATGCTGATCCGGGCCTTGCCGGAGATCCGCCGCCGCGTCCCGGACGCCGCGCTGCTCGTCGTGGGCGGCGGCCCGTACCGAGCGGCGTTGGAGAAGCTGGCCCGGCAGGCCGGGGTCGAACGGGATGTGGTGTTCACCGGCACGGTGCCGGCGGTCGAGCTGCCCGCCCACTACGCGGCCGGTGACGTGTACGCGATGCCCTGTCGCACCCGCAACCGTGGCCTGGACGTGGAAGGGCTCGGCATCGTCTACCTGGAGGCCTCGGCGACCGGTCTGCCCGTGGTCGCCGGTGACTCGGGCGGCGCGCCCGACGCGGTCCGGGACGGGGAGACGGGCTTCGTGGTCCGCGGGCGGGACGTGGCCCAGCTCGCCGACCGGGTGGCGACGCTGCTCGCCGACCGGGACCTGGCCCGGCAGTTCGGCGCGGCGGGCCGCGCCTGGGTCGAGCGGGAGTGGCGCTGGGAGCACCAGGCCCGGCGGATGGCCGCCCTCCTCGCGGGTTGA
- a CDS encoding M48 family metallopeptidase: MSPRGWAALTLAGLVVALAVAAALLIPWQRPPAPRADQLAALRDLPVDQVARGREFRAALRPAGWAVLGVGLLVALALGLTPLGSRLVELAGRPFGGHWAAQAVLGGLAVVLVADLVTLPFAAWRHVVLTRYGLATNGWGGWTVDLLKSYAVSAVIGAVALLGFYTVIRLAPRWWWALGAAGAAGLVVLLSFALPVLVEPVFNRFTPMEPGPLRTQLTELAARDGVPVRDVLVADASRRTRAVNAYVSGIGPTRRIVVYDTLLREATPAEVTAVVAHELGHAKDRDVAVGTFTGALGAAAAVVALYLLGSSGPLLRLAGVDSVAQPRAFPLLMALVTVAGLVWTPAQALMSRRVEARADAHSLALTGDPVAFEAMQRRLAGINLADPDPPRLEYLYSASHPSTVERIAAARAYARKTGP; this comes from the coding sequence GTGAGCCCACGCGGTTGGGCGGCGCTGACACTGGCCGGGCTGGTCGTCGCGCTGGCGGTCGCCGCAGCCCTGCTGATCCCGTGGCAGCGTCCGCCGGCCCCCCGCGCCGACCAGCTCGCCGCCCTGCGGGACCTGCCGGTCGATCAGGTGGCGCGGGGCCGCGAGTTCCGCGCCGCGCTTCGGCCCGCCGGTTGGGCCGTCCTCGGCGTCGGGTTGCTGGTGGCGCTCGCCCTCGGCCTCACCCCGCTGGGCAGCCGCCTGGTCGAGCTGGCCGGGCGCCCCTTCGGCGGGCACTGGGCCGCGCAGGCGGTGCTCGGCGGGCTCGCCGTGGTGCTCGTCGCCGATCTGGTCACCCTGCCGTTCGCCGCGTGGCGGCACGTCGTGCTGACCCGCTACGGGCTGGCCACCAACGGCTGGGGCGGTTGGACGGTCGACCTGCTCAAGTCGTACGCCGTCAGCGCCGTCATCGGGGCGGTGGCGCTGCTCGGCTTCTACACCGTGATCCGGCTGGCACCGCGCTGGTGGTGGGCGTTGGGCGCGGCCGGCGCGGCCGGCCTGGTGGTGCTGCTGTCGTTCGCGCTGCCGGTGCTGGTGGAGCCCGTGTTCAACCGGTTCACCCCGATGGAGCCGGGTCCGCTGCGTACCCAGCTGACAGAGCTGGCGGCCCGCGACGGGGTGCCGGTCCGCGACGTGCTGGTGGCCGACGCGTCCCGCCGCACCCGGGCGGTCAACGCGTACGTCTCCGGAATCGGGCCGACCCGGCGGATCGTCGTGTACGACACCCTGCTCCGGGAAGCCACCCCGGCCGAGGTGACCGCGGTGGTGGCACACGAGCTGGGCCACGCGAAGGACCGGGACGTGGCGGTCGGCACGTTCACCGGCGCGCTGGGCGCGGCGGCGGCGGTCGTGGCGCTCTACCTGCTCGGCTCCTCCGGCCCGCTGCTGCGATTGGCCGGCGTCGACTCGGTTGCCCAGCCCCGCGCGTTCCCGCTGCTGATGGCGCTGGTGACGGTGGCCGGGCTGGTCTGGACGCCGGCGCAGGCGCTGATGTCGCGGCGGGTCGAGGCCCGCGCCGACGCCCATTCGCTCGCGCTCACCGGCGACCCGGTCGCCTTCGAGGCGATGCAGCGCCGGCTCGCCGGCATCAACCTCGCCGACCCCGATCCACCCCGCCTGGAGTACCTGTACTCCGCCTCCCACCCGTCGACCGTGGAGCGGATCGCCGCCGCCCGCGCCTACGCCAGAAAGACCGGCCCATGA
- a CDS encoding toxin-antitoxin system HicB family antitoxin, with amino-acid sequence MALSWHHEPQPVCRTAPAGTGRRRGGRGDEARALAERLTAPLESAIRLTLLEALSAASAEITRDLAPGSVHLRLTGRDPDFVVTSPPIEQPPAADQMTDAPTPPIDETTTPGDKGATSRINLRLPEDLKSRVEEAAARERLSVNSWLVRAAAAALGPGATSTRAASTGQRFTGWVH; translated from the coding sequence ATGGCTCTATCATGGCACCATGAACCTCAACCCGTATGTCGAACTGCTCCGGCGGGAACTGGCCGTCGCCGCGGCGGCCGGGGGGACGAGGCGCGGGCGCTCGCCGAGCGCCTCACCGCTCCCCTCGAATCGGCGATCCGGCTCACCCTGCTGGAGGCACTGTCCGCAGCCAGCGCAGAGATCACCCGCGACCTCGCCCCCGGCTCGGTCCACCTGCGCCTCACCGGGCGGGACCCGGACTTCGTGGTGACGTCTCCACCGATCGAGCAGCCACCGGCAGCCGACCAGATGACAGACGCCCCCACGCCCCCGATCGACGAGACCACCACGCCCGGCGACAAGGGCGCGACATCCCGGATCAACCTCCGCCTGCCCGAGGACCTCAAGTCCCGGGTCGAGGAGGCCGCCGCCCGCGAGCGGCTCTCGGTCAACTCCTGGCTCGTCCGGGCCGCCGCCGCCGCGCTCGGGCCCGGCGCCACCAGCACCCGCGCCGCCAGCACCGGCCAACGCTTCACCGGCTGGGTGCACTGA
- a CDS encoding DUF4097 family beta strand repeat-containing protein: MPTFATSHPISVTVSLGFVVGNVRIRASDRTDTVIDVRPIDESSKADLKVAEQTRVEYADGALTVAATKQLSSVFGRTGGIDVTIELPSGSQVRGNTGMGELDCDGRLGECQFKTGFGQIRLDRSGVVRLSSGSGDVLVTHADGDVEVTTGSGAIRIDRVDGPAKLKNSNGDSWIGTVTGELRVNAANGNITVDRAHAGVSAKTANGGVRIGEVTRGAATLQSAAGSLEVGISAGTAAWLDLDTKAGHVRNDLATGPAPQNTDETVAVRARTWVGDIVVRRA; the protein is encoded by the coding sequence ATGCCGACCTTTGCCACCTCCCACCCGATATCCGTCACGGTCAGTCTCGGTTTCGTCGTCGGCAACGTACGGATCAGAGCCAGCGATCGCACCGATACCGTCATCGACGTACGACCGATCGACGAATCCAGCAAAGCCGACCTGAAGGTCGCCGAACAAACCCGCGTCGAGTACGCGGACGGTGCGCTGACCGTCGCGGCAACAAAGCAACTCAGCTCTGTGTTCGGCCGGACCGGCGGGATCGACGTCACGATCGAACTGCCGTCCGGCTCCCAGGTGCGGGGCAATACCGGCATGGGCGAACTCGACTGCGACGGCCGGCTCGGCGAGTGCCAGTTCAAGACCGGCTTCGGACAGATCCGGCTCGACCGATCCGGCGTGGTGAGACTGAGTAGCGGCAGCGGGGACGTCCTGGTGACGCATGCCGACGGCGATGTCGAGGTCACCACCGGCAGCGGCGCCATTCGCATCGACCGGGTCGACGGACCAGCGAAGCTCAAGAACTCCAACGGCGACAGCTGGATCGGTACGGTCACCGGCGAGCTACGCGTCAACGCGGCGAACGGCAACATCACCGTCGACCGGGCACATGCCGGCGTCTCCGCGAAGACCGCCAACGGCGGCGTGCGGATCGGCGAGGTCACCCGGGGCGCGGCAACCCTGCAATCCGCGGCCGGCTCCCTCGAGGTCGGCATCAGCGCGGGCACCGCCGCCTGGCTCGACCTCGACACCAAGGCCGGACACGTGCGCAACGACCTTGCCACCGGCCCCGCACCGCAGAACACCGACGAGACCGTCGCAGTCCGGGCCCGCACCTGGGTCGGCGACATCGTCGTTCGCCGGGCCTGA